From Sporosarcina sp. FSL W7-1349, a single genomic window includes:
- a CDS encoding FAD-dependent oxidoreductase, giving the protein MTSLWLQTAYSRDSYPPLGNDIECDVCIIGGGLSGIATAYFLAMAGKDVVLLEKDSILHGATGHSTGKLTVQHDLVYSDLLKKFGKENARTYYNVNKQAVDFGRSIARAEELMESESILFSQTKQGTAQLRREVEAYQELGIPGSLGKDFELPLPFETTLKIRGETQIHPVRFGQRLAQLAVEAGARIYEQSDVFGMDLDKRYLVLLSRAEVRFKELVLCTHYPVEAIRGLQIMKLSVDRSYIVATEAAMPLQGQYISVDSPKRSVRTAHIDGKSYFLLSGESHTAGTEKETQTHYDRLYQEIQDVYQLSEPTHGWSAQDPQTPDIIPYAGVITSSMPYVYLCTGFRKWGLSNSLASARIISDQILGQSNKAAALYSPNRTGFGSFFMQALKVNSLVVKEFAGGHLTRFGNPICTHMGCRTRWNEGDETWDCPCHGSRFRKDGSVLEGPAMKPLDL; this is encoded by the coding sequence ATGACTTCATTGTGGCTGCAAACGGCTTATTCCCGAGATTCCTACCCGCCGCTCGGTAACGATATCGAATGTGATGTCTGCATCATTGGAGGTGGGTTGAGCGGAATTGCCACTGCTTATTTTCTGGCAATGGCCGGGAAAGATGTCGTGTTACTCGAAAAGGACTCCATTTTACACGGAGCGACAGGACATTCGACTGGAAAATTGACTGTCCAACACGACCTCGTCTATTCCGATCTGCTGAAGAAGTTCGGAAAGGAAAACGCCAGAACTTATTATAATGTAAATAAACAGGCAGTAGACTTCGGAAGATCCATTGCTCGGGCGGAAGAGTTAATGGAATCCGAGTCTATCCTTTTTTCTCAGACGAAACAAGGGACGGCCCAATTGCGGCGGGAAGTGGAGGCCTATCAGGAACTGGGCATCCCGGGAAGCCTTGGGAAAGACTTCGAGTTGCCGTTACCTTTCGAAACTACGCTGAAAATCCGGGGAGAGACGCAAATTCACCCCGTCCGATTCGGACAACGGCTAGCCCAGCTTGCTGTCGAGGCAGGCGCCCGAATTTACGAGCAGTCTGACGTGTTTGGCATGGATTTGGATAAACGCTATTTGGTTCTTCTGTCCCGGGCGGAGGTCCGTTTTAAAGAGTTGGTCCTTTGTACACATTACCCCGTAGAAGCGATCCGGGGATTGCAAATCATGAAACTGTCTGTCGACCGTTCATACATCGTCGCAACCGAAGCAGCCATGCCGTTACAAGGGCAATACATTTCCGTCGATTCGCCAAAACGTTCGGTCCGGACTGCCCACATTGACGGAAAGTCCTACTTCCTCCTATCCGGGGAAAGCCACACAGCCGGAACAGAGAAAGAAACCCAAACACATTATGACCGGCTGTATCAAGAAATCCAGGACGTCTACCAACTGTCCGAGCCGACTCATGGCTGGTCAGCCCAAGATCCGCAAACGCCAGACATCATCCCGTATGCAGGAGTCATCACCTCTAGCATGCCCTATGTATACCTATGTACCGGATTCCGAAAATGGGGACTTTCCAATTCCCTTGCGAGCGCCCGCATCATCAGCGACCAGATCCTGGGTCAATCCAATAAGGCGGCGGCCCTGTATTCCCCGAATCGGACCGGCTTCGGCTCTTTCTTCATGCAGGCCTTAAAAGTGAACAGTTTAGTCGTAAAAGAATTTGCAGGCGGGCACCTAACCCGATTTGGCAACCCGATCTGTACACATATGGGCTGCCGAACCCGCTGGAATGAAGGCGATGAGACATGGGATTGTCCATGCCACGGCTCCCGATTCCGAAAAGACGGCTCCGTGCTGGAAGGACCGGCGATGAAACCGCTGGATTTGTGA
- a CDS encoding ArsR/SmtB family transcription factor yields MTLKDVCDITVVHEEVVERIQGVLPELGGMVQIFKALADETRLKIAYSLTLEEEMCVCDVAAVIGGSAATASHHLRYLRDHALAKSMRKGKMVYYSLADDHVHQLVKIAYDHAVEEGDHHDNS; encoded by the coding sequence ATGACGTTGAAAGATGTTTGTGACATTACAGTTGTCCATGAAGAGGTCGTAGAGCGGATTCAAGGTGTGCTCCCGGAGTTGGGCGGTATGGTTCAAATTTTTAAAGCGTTGGCGGATGAAACACGTTTGAAGATCGCGTACTCGTTAACACTGGAAGAAGAGATGTGTGTGTGCGATGTAGCAGCGGTTATCGGAGGATCGGCTGCCACCGCTTCTCACCATCTCCGGTACTTGCGGGACCATGCCCTCGCAAAATCAATGCGCAAAGGCAAGATGGTCTACTATTCACTGGCCGATGACCATGTCCATCAACTTGTGAAAATCGCGTATGACCATGCCGTCGAAGAAGGTGATCATCATGACAACAGTTAA
- a CDS encoding histidine kinase, which translates to MGKVKGRMDESILVCVYYGPNGERLIRRGHKIASIMDCPLYILTVDPLPLDDFDAEKSEYLESWKQLAEELEVEEFIVRDNEKLPTAKVIKEVAHQYNITQIIIGQTAQSRWEEITKGSFMNVLLREITFVDFHVVSVARSIRDESEGLFEKGVRAYLVEDGSGFRINFTLSKDVRFEGIFFKEIGTDFNNGIFKFMHNNKMCQVPIIDDQVADPSLVSCKIE; encoded by the coding sequence ATGGGCAAAGTGAAAGGCCGTATGGACGAGAGTATTCTCGTCTGCGTCTACTACGGTCCAAATGGTGAACGTCTCATCCGGCGCGGACATAAAATTGCAAGTATTATGGACTGCCCACTGTATATATTGACTGTCGATCCACTCCCCCTCGATGATTTCGATGCCGAAAAATCCGAGTATCTGGAAAGTTGGAAGCAATTGGCCGAGGAGCTGGAAGTGGAAGAATTCATTGTCCGGGATAATGAAAAACTTCCCACTGCAAAAGTGATTAAGGAAGTCGCACATCAATATAATATTACTCAAATAATTATCGGGCAAACTGCGCAAAGCAGATGGGAAGAAATCACCAAAGGTTCCTTCATGAATGTATTGTTACGCGAAATTACATTTGTCGACTTTCATGTCGTGTCGGTCGCGCGTTCCATTCGGGATGAAAGTGAAGGGTTATTCGAAAAAGGGGTACGTGCCTACTTGGTCGAGGATGGCTCCGGCTTTCGCATCAACTTCACTCTTTCCAAGGATGTCCGCTTCGAGGGCATATTTTTCAAAGAAATCGGAACGGATTTCAACAACGGGATATTTAAATTCATGCACAATAACAAGATGTGCCAAGTACCAATCATAGATGATCAAGTAGCTGATCCCTCATTGGTCAGTTGTAAAATCGAATGA
- a CDS encoding DsbA family oxidoreductase translates to MKIEIWSDYVCPFCYIGKRRLEEALQETGLGLQAEVVFKAYQLDPDAPESSEESVVAGLAQKYGISQQEAQQMLQNVAEQAKTVGLQYDVDAMRPANTWNAHRLAKFAEQEGVAAEVAERLMKGHFVLGEAIGTEEALLNIAEEAGIERTLAAEMLASDEFSDEVQADITEARQLGVQGVPFFVINRKYAISGAQPTEAFAGALQKVAEEESS, encoded by the coding sequence ATGAAAATAGAAATCTGGTCAGACTATGTATGTCCTTTTTGCTATATCGGTAAACGGCGGTTAGAAGAGGCGTTGCAGGAAACAGGATTGGGGCTTCAAGCTGAAGTAGTTTTCAAAGCTTATCAGTTGGATCCCGACGCACCGGAGTCTTCCGAGGAATCGGTAGTGGCGGGACTTGCCCAAAAATACGGCATTAGCCAACAAGAAGCACAGCAGATGTTGCAGAATGTAGCCGAACAGGCGAAGACGGTCGGCTTGCAATATGATGTGGACGCGATGCGGCCGGCCAATACGTGGAACGCCCATCGACTGGCCAAGTTTGCTGAGCAGGAAGGGGTGGCAGCGGAGGTGGCCGAACGCCTGATGAAAGGCCATTTCGTATTAGGCGAGGCGATCGGTACGGAGGAAGCCCTCCTAAACATCGCTGAAGAAGCGGGTATCGAAAGGACCCTGGCTGCAGAAATGCTTGCATCGGATGAATTTTCGGATGAGGTGCAAGCGGATATCACGGAAGCCCGGCAGTTGGGAGTCCAAGGGGTCCCTTTCTTCGTCATCAATCGGAAATACGCCATCTCGGGGGCACAGCCGACGGAAGCGTTTGCCGGCGCCTTGCAGAAAGTGGCGGAGGAAGAATCCTCTTAA
- a CDS encoding Na(+)/H(+) antiporter subunit C → METLITILVGVLVTVAVYLLLSKNLIRVILGTALLSHAVHLLLMTMGGLKKGSVPLLGENADSYTDALPQALILTAIVISFAVTAFLLVLAYRTYKETGFDELDALRGFKDE, encoded by the coding sequence ATGGAAACGTTAATAACGATACTGGTAGGAGTGCTCGTCACAGTTGCGGTCTATTTGCTGCTATCCAAAAATTTAATTCGGGTGATCCTAGGCACTGCTCTTTTATCCCATGCTGTTCATTTATTGTTAATGACGATGGGCGGACTAAAGAAAGGTAGTGTCCCCCTGTTGGGTGAAAATGCCGATAGTTATACAGACGCTCTTCCGCAGGCGCTGATTTTGACGGCAATCGTGATTAGTTTCGCCGTAACGGCCTTTTTACTTGTACTCGCCTATCGTACATATAAAGAAACTGGTTTTGACGAACTCGATGCATTGAGAGGGTTCAAAGATGAATAA
- a CDS encoding Na+/H+ antiporter subunit G: MSVDEIGKFIGAVLILTGGIASVISVFGLIRLPDVYTRSHAATKSSTLAVLLTLSGAFLYFLFSEHFISVRLLLGIVFVFLTAPVAGHLIIRAAYRSKVKLADISAEDELYEVLHGEEKEEESVK; encoded by the coding sequence TTGAGCGTAGACGAGATCGGTAAATTTATAGGCGCGGTCTTAATTTTAACAGGCGGGATTGCCAGTGTGATTAGTGTGTTCGGGCTTATCCGATTACCGGATGTGTATACGAGGTCCCATGCCGCGACGAAAAGCTCCACACTGGCGGTATTGCTGACCTTATCCGGGGCTTTTCTATATTTTTTATTCAGCGAACATTTCATCAGTGTCCGGTTGCTGTTGGGAATCGTGTTCGTGTTTTTGACAGCACCCGTCGCAGGACATCTCATCATTCGGGCGGCCTATCGATCGAAAGTGAAATTGGCTGACATCTCTGCTGAGGATGAACTGTATGAGGTGCTGCATGGCGAGGAGAAGGAAGAAGAAAGCGTGAAATGA
- a CDS encoding Na+/H+ antiporter subunit A, with product MIITFAIFAPFLAAVLVPFIYKRIPNRNIGWFVLIVPLLLFLLLSSFIPKVASGNVYIHTIHWIDSAGINFTTYLDGLSIIFGLLITGVGALVILYSIYYLSERESLGRFYVYLLMFMGAMLGVVFSDNLMVLYVFWELTSISSFLLIAFWYHRKKSRYGAQKSMLITVTGGVGMFAGFIMLFVMTGSFSVREIITTIGQYTDDRLFLPAMVLVLLGAFTKSAQFPFHIWLPDAMEAPTPVSAYLHSATMVKAGIYLVARFTPIFGGEAAWLYAVSCVGIFTLFWGSLNAVKQTDLKALLAYSTISQLGLIMSLLGFGSIALREGYSADSIIYTQATFAALFHLINHSTFKGALFMVVGIVDHELGTRDIRRLGGLVAVMPVTFTIAMIGSFSMAGLPPFNGFLSKELFFEAVLQVRDLDILSLGTLFPVIAWIASVFTFVYSMIIVFQTFLGKHQPDKLDRPAHEAPIGMLIAPSILAMLVLGIFFFPNLIGSYLLRPAMMAVFPAFADASGLVPEIAAWHGLNPAFWMTVGVVTVGFLLYFFLHYWKGIYNIAPRRWSLDSIYNGLLNRSEQGALIMTGRYMTGYLRDYFAYIFIFFIIAIGGGLFWTGSVTIDLSNDASITVNEYIIVCVMMVAAVAILFAKSRKTAIILNGVLGYSIAILFVVFRAPDLALTQIVVETVTTALFLLCFYFLPDWKKENSARATKVVNGLIAISVGTVVTVLALVVQGNKMFESISVYFEDAYDLAGGKNIVNTILGDFRAFDTMLEVVVLFLAGIGVFTLIKLKAGKGGRDVEDQ from the coding sequence TTGATTATTACGTTTGCTATCTTTGCCCCTTTTTTAGCTGCTGTGTTGGTCCCTTTCATATATAAGCGGATTCCCAATCGGAATATTGGTTGGTTTGTTTTGATTGTTCCGCTTTTGTTATTTCTTTTATTGTCCAGTTTCATACCTAAGGTTGCTTCTGGAAACGTATATATACATACGATTCACTGGATAGATTCGGCTGGGATCAATTTTACGACCTATTTGGATGGTCTCAGTATCATTTTCGGACTACTGATTACTGGGGTGGGAGCGCTTGTTATCCTTTACTCCATATATTATTTATCGGAACGTGAATCATTAGGGCGTTTTTACGTTTATTTACTCATGTTCATGGGTGCGATGCTCGGCGTTGTCTTTTCGGACAACCTTATGGTTCTCTATGTCTTCTGGGAATTGACGAGTATTTCCTCTTTCCTGTTGATCGCTTTCTGGTACCATCGTAAAAAATCCAGGTACGGTGCACAAAAATCAATGCTCATCACGGTAACGGGTGGGGTTGGAATGTTCGCCGGCTTTATCATGCTCTTTGTGATGACCGGTTCCTTTAGTGTACGTGAGATTATTACAACAATCGGTCAATATACCGATGATCGTTTGTTCCTGCCAGCAATGGTCCTCGTTTTACTTGGCGCTTTTACCAAGTCGGCTCAGTTTCCTTTCCATATTTGGCTTCCAGACGCCATGGAAGCTCCCACGCCAGTCAGTGCCTATTTGCACTCTGCAACCATGGTCAAGGCGGGCATTTATTTAGTAGCGCGTTTTACGCCTATATTCGGCGGGGAAGCGGCATGGCTTTACGCTGTTAGTTGTGTCGGGATCTTCACGTTATTTTGGGGATCGCTTAACGCGGTGAAGCAGACCGATTTGAAAGCATTGCTTGCGTATTCCACCATCAGTCAACTTGGTCTGATCATGAGTCTTCTCGGCTTCGGCTCCATAGCGCTTCGGGAAGGCTACAGTGCGGATTCCATCATTTATACACAAGCAACCTTTGCGGCACTTTTCCATCTCATCAATCATTCGACGTTCAAAGGGGCCCTCTTCATGGTTGTCGGTATTGTGGACCATGAGCTCGGTACGCGGGATATCCGGAGACTCGGCGGACTTGTGGCGGTTATGCCTGTTACGTTTACCATTGCCATGATCGGCAGTTTTTCGATGGCTGGGTTACCCCCATTTAATGGTTTCCTCAGTAAGGAGCTGTTTTTTGAAGCTGTTTTACAAGTGCGGGATCTTGATATTCTGTCTCTGGGAACGTTGTTTCCTGTCATTGCTTGGATTGCGAGTGTATTTACGTTTGTCTACTCCATGATCATCGTCTTTCAAACCTTTCTCGGGAAGCACCAGCCGGACAAGCTGGACCGGCCAGCGCATGAAGCGCCGATTGGCATGTTAATAGCACCTTCTATCCTTGCGATGCTCGTCCTCGGTATTTTCTTTTTCCCAAATCTGATCGGTTCTTATTTGTTACGTCCTGCGATGATGGCGGTTTTCCCGGCATTTGCGGACGCCTCGGGATTGGTACCGGAAATCGCAGCGTGGCACGGTTTGAATCCTGCGTTTTGGATGACGGTCGGTGTCGTCACTGTCGGCTTTCTCCTTTATTTCTTTCTCCATTATTGGAAGGGCATATACAATATTGCGCCGAGGCGATGGAGCCTTGATTCAATATACAATGGCCTGTTGAACCGAAGTGAACAGGGAGCGTTGATCATGACCGGAAGGTATATGACTGGTTACCTCCGGGACTACTTCGCCTATATTTTCATTTTCTTCATCATTGCAATCGGCGGAGGCTTGTTTTGGACAGGGTCGGTAACGATCGATCTATCGAATGATGCTTCCATTACTGTCAATGAATACATTATCGTCTGTGTCATGATGGTTGCGGCAGTCGCAATACTTTTTGCAAAATCCCGCAAGACCGCGATTATTTTGAATGGAGTGCTTGGCTATTCTATCGCCATCTTGTTTGTTGTATTCCGTGCACCGGATCTGGCTTTGACTCAAATCGTCGTAGAGACGGTAACGACTGCATTGTTCCTCCTTTGCTTTTATTTCCTGCCAGATTGGAAGAAGGAGAACTCTGCCCGGGCCACTAAAGTGGTCAATGGCTTGATTGCCATTTCAGTGGGGACCGTCGTCACAGTTCTAGCACTTGTCGTACAGGGCAATAAAATGTTCGAGTCGATATCGGTTTACTTTGAAGATGCGTACGATCTTGCAGGGGGGAAGAATATTGTCAATACGATATTGGGAGACTTCCGTGCATTCGATACCATGCTTGAAGTCGTAGTGCTATTCCTTGCAGGGATCGGTGTTTTTACATTAATCAAGCTGAAAGCCGGTAAAGGGGGGCGTGATGTTGAAGATCAATGA
- a CDS encoding universal stress protein, producing MYNRILLAVDGSENSKRAAQQAAHLASLVPGATVELIYILDYDRIRADVILDASADDLHIDRKNRIAPIEDLFKEQDISYKMVIKHGEPGPTIVNYANEGHFDLVILGSRGLNAFQEMVLGSVSHKVAKRVKAPVLIVK from the coding sequence ATGTATAACAGAATATTATTGGCGGTTGATGGGTCGGAGAACTCGAAACGAGCTGCACAGCAGGCCGCCCATTTGGCTTCGTTGGTCCCCGGTGCAACTGTGGAATTGATTTATATCTTGGACTACGATCGAATCCGGGCGGATGTCATCCTGGATGCCAGCGCAGACGACTTGCACATTGACCGGAAAAATCGGATCGCTCCGATCGAGGACTTATTCAAGGAACAGGATATTTCATATAAAATGGTCATCAAACATGGCGAACCCGGCCCGACCATTGTCAACTATGCCAATGAAGGCCATTTCGATCTGGTCATTCTCGGAAGCCGTGGATTGAATGCGTTTCAAGAGATGGTGCTCGGCAGCGTCAGTCATAAAGTGGCAAAACGGGTGAAAGCACCTGTTTTGATCGTAAAATAA
- a CDS encoding Na+/H+ antiporter subunit D codes for MNNSIVLPMIIPLLTGIVLVFLRSNVKAQRALSIVSILSVVGVSLYVLDRIQSEGILRLDFGGWLPPYGILFVADSFSVLLVLTSAIVTGTILLHAFFSIGKKHEHMFFYPFIFFLLAGVNGSFLTGDLFNLFVCFEVMLLSSYVLITLGGRKVQLIESIKYVAINVLSSWFFLLGIAYLYGTVGTLNMAHLSVRIAEVGQGPLLTVISIIFLIVFSLKAGLLLYFWLPGSYSAPPTAVAALFGALLTKVGIYAMIRVFTLIFYHEPEVTHTIIGIMAVLTMIGGSIGAIAYNDIRQIVSYNVVISVGFILVGLAVSTEAAFQGSIYYLIHDMIIKALLFLIAGTLVSLTGTAKIEEMSGLIRNYPVLGWLFFITTLSLTGIPPFSGFIGKMYVGQGAIEAGSFVLLAVAYISSIFVLYSLLRIFLNCFWGETIISEDDDVPLRKGLLVPAVILGVFTIALGIGAEGLAPYVSDAARTLMNPEIYIEAILD; via the coding sequence ATGAATAACAGTATTGTTCTGCCTATGATCATTCCATTGCTGACGGGAATCGTGCTCGTTTTTTTGCGATCGAATGTGAAAGCTCAACGGGCGCTTAGCATTGTTTCCATTCTCTCAGTAGTCGGTGTCAGTCTGTATGTATTGGACCGCATCCAGTCCGAAGGGATTTTGCGGCTCGATTTCGGGGGATGGTTGCCTCCGTACGGAATTCTATTTGTAGCGGATTCATTTTCCGTCCTGTTGGTGTTAACATCCGCTATTGTGACGGGAACCATTCTTCTTCATGCTTTCTTTTCAATCGGCAAAAAGCATGAGCATATGTTTTTTTACCCCTTTATCTTTTTCCTGCTTGCAGGTGTCAACGGGTCATTTTTGACTGGCGATCTCTTTAACCTTTTTGTCTGTTTTGAAGTTATGCTTCTCTCATCTTATGTGCTTATTACGCTTGGGGGAAGAAAAGTACAACTAATCGAATCCATTAAATATGTCGCCATCAACGTTCTATCCTCTTGGTTCTTCCTTCTAGGGATTGCGTATCTCTACGGTACGGTGGGTACACTGAATATGGCACATTTGTCAGTACGTATCGCAGAAGTGGGACAAGGCCCCCTGCTGACCGTGATCAGCATTATTTTCCTGATCGTCTTTAGTTTGAAAGCCGGACTGCTTCTTTACTTCTGGTTGCCAGGTTCCTATAGTGCGCCTCCGACAGCGGTGGCCGCTTTGTTCGGGGCTTTGTTGACGAAAGTCGGAATTTACGCGATGATTCGGGTTTTCACGCTGATTTTTTATCATGAACCTGAAGTTACCCATACGATTATTGGCATTATGGCGGTGTTGACGATGATTGGCGGAAGTATTGGAGCAATTGCCTATAACGACATCCGGCAGATTGTTTCTTATAATGTAGTCATTTCCGTCGGGTTCATCCTAGTAGGTCTTGCTGTTTCAACGGAAGCGGCTTTCCAGGGATCTATTTATTACCTCATCCACGATATGATCATCAAAGCGTTGTTGTTCCTTATTGCAGGTACACTGGTGTCTTTGACGGGTACTGCGAAAATAGAGGAAATGAGTGGGCTGATCCGGAACTATCCGGTTCTGGGATGGTTGTTTTTTATCACCACGTTATCCCTGACCGGAATTCCGCCATTTAGCGGCTTCATTGGAAAGATGTACGTCGGCCAAGGAGCAATTGAAGCAGGCTCTTTTGTCTTGCTTGCCGTTGCTTACATATCAAGCATTTTTGTCCTGTATTCGTTACTGCGAATCTTTCTGAACTGTTTTTGGGGCGAAACGATCATTAGTGAAGATGATGATGTGCCTCTTCGAAAAGGGTTGCTAGTTCCCGCGGTGATTTTAGGTGTATTCACCATCGCATTGGGGATCGGGGCGGAAGGTCTTGCCCCGTATGTAAGTGATGCCGCCAGAACATTGATGAACCCCGAGATTTATATCGAGGCCATTTTGGATTGA
- a CDS encoding Na+/H+ antiporter subunit E encodes MPAQLLLNLFIAFLWMTLMDEDELNFTTFFAGFLVGIGIIFFMHRFFGTQFYLRRLFSSFKLLLIFISELTQSSIIVLKQILSPKLKIKPGIFKYETILQSDVEVTMLSLLLTLTPGSVVMEVAPEGNLLYIHAMDVEQSREGLIKQLKNFEKAIMEVTR; translated from the coding sequence TTGCCAGCCCAGCTGCTATTAAATTTATTCATCGCATTTCTTTGGATGACCTTAATGGATGAAGACGAGCTAAATTTTACGACTTTCTTTGCCGGCTTTCTTGTCGGGATTGGAATCATTTTTTTCATGCACCGTTTTTTCGGCACTCAGTTTTATTTGCGTCGGTTGTTTTCATCTTTCAAACTGCTGCTCATTTTCATTTCCGAGCTTACGCAGTCGAGTATTATCGTGTTAAAACAGATATTAAGCCCAAAGTTGAAAATAAAACCGGGTATCTTCAAATATGAAACGATTTTGCAAAGTGATGTGGAAGTGACGATGCTTTCGCTTCTCTTAACGCTGACCCCAGGATCGGTCGTGATGGAAGTTGCGCCGGAAGGGAATTTGCTTTATATCCATGCGATGGACGTTGAACAGTCTCGCGAAGGACTGATTAAACAGTTGAAGAATTTTGAAAAGGCGATTATGGAGGTGACTCGATGA
- a CDS encoding Na(+)/H(+) antiporter subunit F1 → MIELMLKISVVLFSITIAIAVLRIILGPSMPDRVIALDVIGVNLIATIAVISVIMNTKAFLEVILILGILSFIGTIAFSKSIERGVIVERRRDR, encoded by the coding sequence ATGATTGAGCTCATGCTGAAAATATCCGTTGTGCTATTTTCGATTACCATTGCGATTGCGGTTTTGCGCATTATCCTTGGGCCATCCATGCCGGACCGGGTCATTGCCTTGGATGTCATCGGAGTCAACCTGATTGCAACGATTGCGGTCATATCAGTCATTATGAACACGAAAGCTTTTTTGGAAGTCATTCTGATCTTAGGAATTTTGTCGTTTATCGGAACGATCGCTTTCTCTAAATCTATTGAGAGGGGTGTTATCGTTGAGCGTAGACGAGATCGGTAA
- the murB gene encoding UDP-N-acetylmuramate dehydrogenase: MAKHQWVTDLRKEIIQGDILIDEPLCNYTMTKLGGCADVLAIPGTMDEAEAIVRYAHQEEIPLLLLGNGSNMVVRDGGVRGIVLHLSRLNAIRVDGTEVHAEAGALIIDVSRQAARKSLTGLEFACGIPGSIGGAMVMNAGAYGGEVKDVIKQVTVLTKSGERLVLSKDELELGYRQSIIAKKGYYVLSANFELTMGNKEEIDAKVADLTFQRESKQPLEYPSAGSVFKRPPGYFAGKLIQDSGLQGKGHGGAEVSLKHAGFIINKNNATATDYIRTIDMVKEEVKKRFGVELELEVKIVGEE; the protein is encoded by the coding sequence ATGGCAAAGCATCAGTGGGTAACTGATCTGCGGAAAGAAATCATACAAGGCGACATTTTGATAGATGAACCATTATGCAATTATACGATGACGAAGCTCGGCGGTTGTGCCGATGTATTGGCGATACCCGGGACGATGGACGAAGCGGAAGCAATTGTCCGATATGCCCACCAGGAGGAGATCCCCCTTCTTTTGCTCGGCAACGGGTCGAATATGGTTGTGCGGGATGGGGGGGTACGAGGAATCGTCCTTCATCTTTCCAGATTGAATGCCATTCGCGTCGATGGGACGGAGGTCCATGCGGAAGCGGGGGCACTGATCATCGATGTCTCTAGGCAAGCGGCCCGAAAATCGTTGACCGGATTGGAGTTCGCCTGTGGCATTCCAGGCTCGATCGGAGGCGCGATGGTGATGAATGCCGGTGCCTATGGCGGCGAGGTCAAAGACGTCATCAAACAAGTGACTGTCCTGACAAAATCCGGAGAACGGTTGGTCCTGTCGAAAGATGAGCTCGAACTGGGCTATCGTCAAAGCATCATTGCGAAAAAAGGGTATTATGTGTTGTCAGCCAATTTTGAGCTAACGATGGGAAATAAGGAAGAGATTGATGCGAAAGTGGCGGATTTGACATTTCAGCGGGAGTCTAAACAGCCGCTCGAATATCCGTCCGCTGGAAGTGTGTTCAAACGGCCGCCTGGATATTTTGCCGGCAAACTGATCCAAGATAGCGGATTGCAAGGCAAGGGCCATGGAGGCGCAGAAGTTTCTCTGAAGCATGCCGGGTTTATCATCAATAAAAACAATGCAACGGCTACGGATTATATCCGGACGATTGACATGGTGAAAGAAGAAGTGAAGAAACGATTCGGGGTCGAATTGGAATTGGAAGTAAAAATCGTAGGTGAAGAGTAG
- a CDS encoding Na(+)/H(+) antiporter subunit B, whose product MKINDVILRTVTKIVVFIILTFGVELFLSGHNNPGGGFIGGLVLSSAFVLLYLVHDIETVHKGIPFDFKKIAAFGVFLAVGTGVGSLLFGAPFLTQTFDHFHLPVFGETELATVILFEAGVALTVVGVVVTIILSISEDV is encoded by the coding sequence TTGAAGATCAATGATGTCATTTTACGGACTGTCACAAAGATTGTCGTATTCATTATTTTGACATTCGGGGTGGAGCTCTTCTTATCCGGACATAATAATCCGGGTGGGGGCTTCATTGGCGGACTTGTCCTATCTTCCGCGTTCGTCCTGCTTTATCTGGTGCATGATATTGAAACAGTCCATAAAGGAATTCCGTTCGATTTCAAAAAGATTGCTGCATTTGGCGTCTTCCTGGCAGTCGGAACGGGCGTTGGGTCGCTCTTGTTCGGCGCGCCTTTTCTGACGCAGACTTTTGATCATTTCCATTTACCGGTTTTTGGGGAAACGGAACTGGCGACTGTTATTTTGTTTGAAGCAGGGGTAGCGCTAACGGTCGTGGGCGTGGTCGTAACCATTATTTTAAGTATAAGTGAGGATGTGTAG